Proteins encoded within one genomic window of Fusarium musae strain F31 chromosome 4, whole genome shotgun sequence:
- the ERB1 gene encoding Ribosome biogenesis protein erb1 (BUSCO:EOG092612LP~EggNog:ENOG41), giving the protein MAPTLASRKRKVLAEPAPVEDELAGLELDGVLSQSEDGSDFEESDLEDGLDGQDTNEHDDDEDEENDDDDTYSEDASSDVDDNFVAPPPLDADNSEPNYRVVKDANGGERYEYAEVDPVYDSDDSDAQGPNNTIGNIPLSFYDSYPHIGYDINGKKIMRPATGEALDALLDSIEIPKGWTGLTDPETGKPLDLTQDQLELLKRLQMNEVPNEDYDPYPDMVLYFTSIEEKMPLSAAPEPKRRFVPSKHEAKRVAKLVRAIKEGRILPYKPPEERQREQEEKEESYYDVWANEEPQDPHVMNIPAPKLAPPGYDLSYNPPPEYLPTEEEKEAWKNQDPEERGKEYLPAKFDSLRKVPGYGEFVKERFDRCLDLYLAPRIRKNRLNIDPNSLLPKLPRPEDLKPFPTLNQTIFRGHDGRVRSVSFSPDGEFVASGGDDGTVRVWALNGHQEWMAKLSSEEPVNIVRWRPNKETFILAAAAGEDLFFMIPSVASDAVEKASRDVLDAGFGYATNGAQPTTVNGVKKEPPAKWSRPGAKLEAAGVLLMATVRSTIKVISWHRRGEFISTVSPTGQRSSVAIHTLSKHLSQIPFRKLPGLAQTAQFHPSRPLFFVATQRMIRCYDLQRQELVKVVQPGARWISSFDIHPGGDNLIVGSYDRRLLWHDLDLSSRPYKTMRFHPEAIRAVKFHRSLPLFADASDDGTLQIFHGKVVSDLMENATIVPVKMLKGHKVINKLGVLDVDWHPKHPWCLSAGADGTCRLWA; this is encoded by the exons ATGGCACCAACATTGGCATCACGCAAGCGAAAGGTTCTCGCAGAACCTGCTCCCGTCGAAGACGAGCTCGCTGGCTTGGAGTTGGACGGCGTCTTGTCACAAAGCGAAGATGGATCTGACTTTGAGGAAAGCGATCTTGAGGATGGACTCGACGGCCAAGACACGAATGAgcacgacgatgatgaagatgaagagaacgacgacgatgatacGTACAGTGAAGACGCCTCCTCCGACGTAGACGACAACTTCGTGGCCCCTCCACCACTCGACGCTGATAATTCGGAACCAAACTATCGCGTCGTCAAGGATGCCAACGGCGGGGAGCGCTATGAGTATGCTGAGGTTGATCCTGTCTATGACAGTGACGATTCAGATGCCCAAGGCCCAAACAACACAATTGGAAATATTCCCCTCTCTTTCTACGACTCCTACCCCCACATCGGATACGACATCAATGGCAAGAAGATTATGCGCCCAGCCACTGGGGAGGCTCTCGATGCTCTCCTCGACAGTATTGAGATTCCCAAGGGCTGGACTGGTTTGACAGATCCTGAAACTGGGAAGCCTTTGGACTTGACCCAGGACCAGCTTGAACTTCTTAAGCGACTACAAATGAACGAGGTCCCCAATGAGGATTACGATCCTTACCCC GATATGGTGCTATACTTCACCAGtattgaggagaagatgccTCTGAGCGCTGCGCCAGAACCGAAGCGGCGATTTGTTCCCTCTAAGCATGAAGCCAAGCGTGTTGCCAAGCTTGTCCGGGCCATCAAAGAGGGCCGTATTCTACCCTACAAGCCTCCCGAGGAGCGACAACGAGaacaagaggagaaggaagagtctTACTACGATGTATGGGCAAACGAGGAGCCTCAAGACCCCCATGTAATGAACATCCCAGCTCCCAAGCTTGCTCCTCCAGGATACGACCTTAGCTACAACCCACCACCCGAGTACTTGCCgactgaggaggaaaaggaagCCTGGAAGAACCAAGATCCCGAGGAGAGAGGAAAGGAGTACTTACCTGCCAAATTTGACTCGCTGCGCAAGGTTCCTGGTTATGGCGAGTTCGTCAAGGAACGATTCGATCGCTGTCTGGATCTTTATCTCGCCCCACGAATCAGGAAGAACAGGCTCAACATCGACCCCAACTCTCTTCTGCCTAAGCTTCCCCGGCCAGAAGACCTTAAGCCGTTCCCCACCCTCAACCAGACCATCTTccgtggccatgatggtcGAGTTCGTTCGGTATCGTTCAGTCCAGATGGTGAATTCGTGGCCTCAGGGGGTGATGATGGTACAGTCCGTGTCTGGGCTCTCAACGGCCACCAAGAATGGATGGCAAAGCTTAGTAGCGAGGAGCCAGTCAATATTGTGCGATGGCGGCCCAATAAGGAGACCTTTATTCTGGCAGCTGCGGCTGGAGAGGATCTCTTTTTCATGATCCCCTCGGTAGCCagtgatgctgttgagaaggccaGTCGCGATGTTCTCGACGCTGGCTTCGGCTACGCTACTAATGGAGCACAGCCCACTACAGTCAATGGTGTGAAGAAAGAACCTCCTGCCAAGTGGTCACGACCTGGGGCCAAGCTGGAAGCTGCCGGTGTGCTCCTCATGGCTACTGTTAGGTCAACGATCAAGGTCATCAGCTGGCACAGGCGAGGCGAGTTCATCTCCACTGTCTCACCAACCGGACAAAGGAGCTCAGTCGCCATCCACACGCTCTCCAAGCATCTCAGTCAAATTCCTTTCCGAAAGCTGCCTGGTCTTGCCCAGACGGCTCAGTTCCATCCTTCGAGGCCACTGTTCTTTGTTGCTACTCAGCGAATGATCAGGTGCTACGATCTCCAGCGCCAGGAACTTGTCAAGGTTGTCCAACCTGGTGCCCGATGGATCTCTTCATTTGATATTCACCCTGGTGGAGATAATCTTATTGTTGGCTCATACGATCGAAGACTTCTGTGGCATGATCTTGATCTGTCGTCCCGCCCTTACAAGACGATGCGATTCCACCCTGAAGCAATCCGCGCTGTCAAATTCCACCGCAGCCTGCCACTCTTCGCTGATGCCAGTGACGACGGAACATTACAGATCTTCCATGGCAAGGTCGTGAGCGATCTTATGGAGAACGCGACTATTGTCCCTGTCAAGATGCTCAAGGGCCATAAAGTAATCAACAAGCTGGGCGTCCTTGACGTGGACTGGCACCCGAAGCACCCCTGGTGTCTCAGCGCTGGTGCAGATGGAACCTGCAGGCTCTGGGCATGA